From the genome of Saccharomyces paradoxus strain CBS432 chromosome XII sequence:
GTTCTTTAACTCTCACAGTGGGGAGcaattcttcattaaaGGCATAGCTTACCAATTGCAGAGAAATGAGGAAGAACTTAGTAATGCAAATGGGGCTTTTGAGACAAGTTATATTGATGCTTTAGCGGACCCTGAAATATGCTTGAGAGAcattccatttttgaaaatgctaGGAGTGAATACGTTACGTGTTTACGCTATTGATCCCACAAAATCACATGATAAATGTATGGAAGCTCTATCTGCCGAAGGAATGTATGTTCTATTAGATCTTTCGGAGCCTgatatttcaataaatagAGAAAATCCATCCTGGGATGTTAACATTTTCGAAAGATATAAATCTGTAATTGATGCTATGTCatcttttccaaatttacTGGGATATTTCGCAGGCAATGAAGTGACAAATGACCATACAAATACTTTTGCATCACCTTTCGTGAAGGCAGCAATCCGAGATGCTAAGGAGTATATATCGCATTCTAAATATAGAGAAATTCCTGTCGGTTATTCAACTAATGACGATGCTGAGACAAGAGACAATTTAGCAAAATACTTTGTTTGTGGAGATATTAAAGCTGATTTCTATGGGATAAATATGTACGAATGGTGCGGATATTCCACATATGGTACTAGTGGGTACAgagaaagaacaaaggAATTTGAAGACTATCCAATCCCCgtgtttttttctgaattcGGTTGCAATCTCGTAAGACCAAGGCCTTTCACTGAAGTTAGTGCTCTTTATGGCAACAAAATGTCCTCTGTTTGGTCAGGTGGCCTTGCATACAtgtattttgaagaagaaaatgaatacgGAGTTGTTAGGATAAATGATAATGGTGAAGTGGATGTTCTTCCTGATTTTaggaatttgaaaaaggaatttgCAAAGGCAGATCCTAAGGGTACTACAGAAGGAAAGTATTTAACGGCAAAGGAGTTGATTgtatcaaaaaatatcaaatgtCCACATATCGCAGCTGGAGTTTGGGAGGCAAACGAAAAACTACCTGAAACGCCTGATAAGATTAAGTGCGCCTGCTTGGATGAGATTTTGCCCTGCGCAGTAGTTCCTTTTGGCGCTGAATCTagaaaatatgaagaatattttaGCTATCTATGCTCTAAAGTTGATTGTTCCGATATTCAGGCAAATGGAAAAACCGGTGCGTACGGTGAATTCTCAGATTGTTCTGTCGAACAAAAACTTGCCCTTCAGCTAAGTAAATTGTATTACAAAATCGGCGCAAACGATCGGCATTGTCCTCTAAATGATAGAAACGTTTATTTCAATTTAGAGAGTCTGCAGCCTCCCCCAAGCGAGTCCATCTGTATAAATGTTCTTGAATCTATAAGGAACATTACATGCAACAATGATCACtgttcaaaatcaaatccAGCACGTAGCAAGGAAAGTTTT
Proteins encoded in this window:
- the GAS2 gene encoding 1,3-beta-glucanosyltransferase (1,3-beta-glucanosyltransferase~similar to YLR343W) codes for the protein MSNKQNFCAAIIVAIFLCLQLSHGSSSDNFGNTPAIKIIGNKFFNSHSGEQFFIKGIAYQLQRNEEELSNANGAFETSYIDALADPEICLRDIPFLKMLGVNTLRVYAIDPTKSHDKCMEALSAEGMYVLLDLSEPDISINRENPSWDVNIFERYKSVIDAMSSFPNLLGYFAGNEVTNDHTNTFASPFVKAAIRDAKEYISHSKYREIPVGYSTNDDAETRDNLAKYFVCGDIKADFYGINMYEWCGYSTYGTSGYRERTKEFEDYPIPVFFSEFGCNLVRPRPFTEVSALYGNKMSSVWSGGLAYMYFEEENEYGVVRINDNGEVDVLPDFRNLKKEFAKADPKGTTEGKYLTAKELIVSKNIKCPHIAAGVWEANEKLPETPDKIKCACLDEILPCAVVPFGAESRKYEEYFSYLCSKVDCSDIQANGKTGAYGEFSDCSVEQKLALQLSKLYYKIGANDRHCPLNDRNVYFNLESLQPPPSESICINVLESIRNITCNNDHCSKSNPARSKESFNAKYPSSEERKNDATIAFKTSGLVILLISMVAAGVAL